A genome region from Cognatishimia activa includes the following:
- a CDS encoding CoA pyrophosphatase codes for MSDPLAPLLAALARESASSSDFDLNPGVVLPEGRKLRPAGVLMPVQVIDGVAQVLLTKRASHLKHHPGQIAFPGGKQEDSDADVTAAALREAREEIGLPEDAVRVLGVLPTHETVTSFTVTPVIGLIERDFTITPERGEVEEVFRVPLSHVTDKSNFSVQGRRWLGQRRHYYTVPFGPYYIWGATARILRGLAERMSS; via the coding sequence ATGAGCGATCCTCTCGCGCCTTTGCTTGCGGCTTTGGCGCGGGAGTCCGCGAGCTCGTCTGATTTCGATCTGAACCCTGGCGTTGTGTTGCCCGAGGGGCGCAAGCTGCGTCCTGCTGGGGTTTTGATGCCGGTACAGGTGATCGACGGCGTGGCCCAGGTCCTGCTGACCAAACGCGCGAGTCATTTGAAGCACCATCCGGGTCAGATCGCTTTTCCCGGCGGCAAGCAAGAAGACAGCGACGCGGATGTCACCGCCGCCGCTCTGCGCGAGGCGCGCGAAGAGATCGGGTTGCCCGAAGATGCGGTGCGGGTTCTGGGTGTTTTGCCGACGCATGAAACCGTGACGAGCTTTACGGTGACGCCTGTGATTGGCCTGATTGAGCGCGATTTCACGATCACGCCGGAACGAGGAGAGGTCGAAGAGGTCTTTCGGGTGCCACTCAGTCATGTGACGGATAAATCGAATTTTTCGGTGCAGGGCCGTCGATGGCTTGGTCAGCGTCGTCACTATTATACGGTGCCTTTCGGTCCCTATTACATCTGGGGCGCGACCGCGCGTATATTGCGGGGGTTGGCCGAGAGGATGTCCTCTTGA
- a CDS encoding MAPEG family protein — protein sequence MSLQIFLQPVVALILWTLVIWCWLYATRIPAMSKAHVHPQSAQSPRGDWRQKLPENVNWVADNYNHLHEQPTVFYALMGTIALTGLQSSAALGLAWAYVGFRILHSLVQILGNRVIVRFTCFALASLALIALAIATVLAIFSA from the coding sequence ATGTCACTTCAAATCTTTCTACAACCGGTTGTTGCTCTGATCCTTTGGACCTTGGTGATTTGGTGCTGGCTCTATGCCACCCGCATTCCGGCCATGAGCAAAGCCCATGTGCACCCGCAATCCGCCCAAAGCCCTCGCGGAGACTGGCGGCAAAAACTACCGGAAAATGTGAATTGGGTGGCAGACAATTATAACCACCTGCATGAACAGCCGACCGTGTTTTACGCGCTTATGGGAACCATCGCCCTGACGGGTCTGCAATCCTCGGCTGCGCTTGGTCTTGCTTGGGCCTATGTCGGGTTTCGGATCCTGCATTCTCTTGTGCAGATCCTAGGGAACCGTGTGATCGTGCGATTTACCTGTTTCGCGCTCGCAAGCCTTGCGTTGATTGCTTTGGCAATCGCAACGGTGCTCGCGATATTTAGCGCTTAA
- a CDS encoding class I SAM-dependent RNA methyltransferase gives MTRTDHQIERLGHHGDGIAAGPVFAPLSLPGETVSGVLDGDRLQDLRVVTPSEDRVKAPCGHFKSCGGCGLQHASDAFVAAWKVDVVRQALAAVGLETVFRPIKTSPVRSRRRAVISARRTKKGAMAGFHMRASSVIAEISDCDVLHPDLMPALDIARELAVLGASRKGELSVTATLSEGGLDIAVSGGKPLDGAFEAQLGQEAQRLKVARLTWDGEVIATLVPPVQRFGGARVVPPPGAFLQATREGEAALVAAAQEIVGDAQSVVDLFAGCGTFSLPMAETAEVHATEGEAAMMKALDRGWREAQGLKRVSVETRDLFRNPLMAEDLRYDAAVIDPPRAGALAQTVELARSDLARVAFVSCNPVTFARDAKILVEAGYRLDWVQVVDQFRWSSHVELVGAFAR, from the coding sequence ATGACACGGACAGACCATCAAATTGAGAGACTTGGGCACCATGGCGACGGGATCGCTGCGGGGCCAGTTTTTGCGCCTTTGTCTTTGCCGGGAGAGACCGTCAGTGGCGTTTTGGACGGCGATCGGCTGCAGGACTTGCGGGTTGTGACGCCGTCCGAGGATCGGGTGAAAGCGCCCTGTGGTCATTTCAAATCCTGTGGTGGCTGTGGGTTGCAGCACGCGTCTGACGCGTTTGTTGCAGCTTGGAAAGTGGATGTGGTGCGGCAGGCTCTCGCGGCGGTAGGGCTTGAGACCGTATTTCGCCCGATCAAAACCTCTCCGGTGCGCAGTCGGCGGCGGGCGGTGATCTCGGCGCGGCGCACGAAAAAAGGGGCGATGGCCGGATTTCACATGCGGGCGAGTTCTGTGATCGCAGAGATCTCGGACTGCGATGTGTTGCACCCAGATTTGATGCCCGCTTTGGATATTGCGCGCGAGTTGGCGGTTTTAGGTGCGTCTCGGAAGGGCGAATTGTCGGTCACGGCGACGCTTTCTGAGGGCGGTCTGGATATTGCCGTTTCAGGTGGCAAGCCTTTGGATGGAGCGTTTGAGGCGCAGTTGGGTCAAGAGGCGCAGCGCTTGAAGGTGGCGCGGCTGACCTGGGATGGTGAGGTGATCGCGACCTTGGTGCCTCCGGTGCAGCGCTTTGGCGGGGCGCGGGTTGTGCCGCCTCCGGGGGCGTTTTTGCAGGCGACGCGCGAGGGTGAGGCAGCTTTGGTTGCGGCAGCGCAAGAGATTGTGGGGGATGCGCAATCCGTTGTGGATCTCTTTGCTGGTTGCGGGACGTTTTCCTTGCCCATGGCCGAGACTGCTGAGGTCCATGCGACTGAAGGCGAGGCTGCGATGATGAAGGCCTTGGATCGTGGGTGGCGCGAGGCGCAGGGGCTGAAACGGGTTTCGGTTGAGACGCGGGATCTGTTTCGCAATCCGTTGATGGCGGAGGATCTGCGCTATGACGCTGCGGTGATTGATCCGCCGCGGGCAGGGGCCTTGGCCCAAACGGTGGAATTGGCGCGGTCGGATTTGGCGAGGGTCGCTTTTGTGTCCTGCAATCCGGTGACATTCGCGCGGGACGCCAAGATCTTGGTGGAGGCGGGCTATCGTCTGGACTGGGTGCAGGTGGTTGATCAGTTCCGCTGGTCAAGCCACGTTGAGCTGGTCGGCGCATTCGCGCGCTGA
- a CDS encoding Hsp33 family molecular chaperone HslO — MTLGNKIAWDDTVLPFQLDNSDIRGRVARLDGVLHGILKQHAYPPVVEALVAEMALLTALIGQSIKLRWKLSLQVQTNGPVRMIATDYYGPSEEGEPARIRAYASFDEERLTDGDGFAQLGNGYFAVLIDQGEGMQPYQGIAPLVGGSLAASAEGYFAQSEQLPTRFSLKFGKSTEAGGEEHWRAGGVMLQHMPKASPFASGEGGSGEGGTLTASDLLFEDDEENWNRANILLNSVEELELIGPSVTPADLLVRLFHEEAPRVFDAQAVKFGCSCSEDKVRQSLSIYSSRDIEKMTTAEGWVTADCQFCGTHYQLDPKTVGLEAEKARKASEQ; from the coding sequence ATGACTCTTGGAAATAAAATCGCATGGGACGACACCGTATTGCCGTTCCAACTGGACAATTCTGACATCCGTGGCCGCGTCGCGCGTCTGGACGGGGTGCTGCATGGCATCCTGAAACAACACGCGTATCCTCCGGTGGTCGAGGCTCTGGTCGCCGAGATGGCTTTGCTGACGGCTTTGATCGGTCAATCGATCAAGCTGCGCTGGAAACTGTCCTTGCAGGTGCAGACAAATGGTCCGGTGCGGATGATTGCGACCGACTACTATGGTCCTTCTGAAGAGGGCGAGCCTGCGCGTATCCGTGCATATGCGAGTTTTGACGAAGAGCGCCTGACCGACGGCGATGGCTTTGCGCAGCTCGGTAATGGCTATTTCGCGGTCCTGATCGATCAGGGCGAAGGCATGCAACCATATCAGGGGATCGCGCCACTTGTTGGTGGGTCTTTGGCCGCAAGTGCCGAAGGCTATTTTGCGCAGTCCGAACAGCTGCCAACGCGCTTCTCTCTGAAGTTTGGGAAATCCACCGAAGCTGGCGGCGAAGAGCATTGGCGCGCGGGCGGCGTTATGCTGCAGCATATGCCAAAGGCCTCGCCTTTTGCGTCCGGCGAAGGTGGGTCTGGTGAAGGTGGCACTTTGACGGCCTCGGACCTGTTGTTTGAGGACGACGAGGAAAACTGGAACCGCGCCAATATCCTGTTGAACTCTGTGGAAGAGCTGGAGCTGATCGGCCCATCGGTCACGCCGGCGGACCTCCTGGTGCGTTTGTTCCACGAAGAGGCGCCGCGGGTTTTTGATGCGCAGGCGGTAAAATTTGGCTGTAGCTGTTCTGAGGACAAGGTGCGTCAGTCTTTGTCGATCTATTCCTCGCGCGACATCGAAAAGATGACAACGGCCGAGGGCTGGGTGACGGCGGATTGTCAGTTCTGCGGCACGCACTACCAGCTTGATCCAAAAACCGTCGGGCTCGAGGCCGAAAAGGCCCGCAAGGCGTCAGAACAATGA
- a CDS encoding L,D-transpeptidase family protein yields MRALFLIFVAGLFLAACGQSYGSYKGPKVTRIVVEKAERKMYLMHGPIVLREYDVGLGFAPIGDKVQEGDGRTPEGVYEIDRRNPQSQFYLSLGISYPNEKDIAEAKALGVDPGGDIFIHGRPKKYQSDLIDWTLGCIAVTNREMREIYAMVGTGTKIIIRE; encoded by the coding sequence ATGCGGGCGCTTTTTCTCATTTTCGTGGCGGGGCTGTTTCTTGCGGCCTGTGGCCAGAGTTATGGCTCTTATAAGGGGCCAAAAGTGACACGCATTGTGGTCGAGAAGGCCGAGCGCAAAATGTATCTGATGCATGGCCCAATTGTGCTGCGCGAATATGACGTCGGGCTAGGCTTCGCGCCGATTGGCGATAAGGTCCAAGAGGGCGACGGGCGCACGCCGGAAGGTGTCTATGAAATTGACCGGCGCAATCCGCAGAGCCAGTTCTACCTGTCTTTAGGGATTTCTTATCCCAACGAAAAAGACATTGCCGAGGCCAAGGCGCTGGGCGTCGATCCCGGGGGCGATATCTTTATCCACGGGCGGCCCAAGAAATACCAAAGCGATCTGATTGATTGGACGCTGGGCTGTATCGCCGTCACCAACCGCGAGATGCGTGAGATCTATGCCATGGTCGGAACCGGCACCAAGATCATAATTCGCGAGTGA
- a CDS encoding NUDIX domain-containing protein, whose translation MIRRFGTPPDGARRYKRRPGAYVALLRGDDILVTRQYLPETMDAPEIQLPGGGIDPGESPIPALHREVYEETGWHMTPPRRLGAFRRFTYMPEYGFWAEKLCTIYAARPTVRLGLPIEAGHEAIWMPKSVALRVLFNEGDAHFLSQL comes from the coding sequence ATGATCAGACGCTTTGGAACCCCTCCTGACGGCGCGCGGCGCTATAAACGCCGGCCCGGTGCTTATGTGGCGCTTTTACGGGGCGATGACATCTTGGTAACGCGCCAGTATCTGCCAGAGACAATGGATGCGCCGGAAATTCAGCTACCAGGTGGCGGAATTGATCCGGGTGAGTCGCCCATCCCTGCCCTGCATCGTGAAGTCTATGAAGAGACCGGCTGGCATATGACACCCCCGCGCCGGTTGGGAGCGTTTCGGCGGTTTACCTATATGCCGGAGTACGGGTTTTGGGCCGAGAAACTCTGCACGATCTATGCGGCACGGCCGACAGTGCGGCTTGGGCTTCCGATTGAGGCGGGGCATGAGGCGATTTGGATGCCGAAGTCAGTGGCTTTGCGCGTTTTGTTCAATGAGGGCGACGCGCATTTCTTGTCCCAGCTTTAG
- a CDS encoding CCA tRNA nucleotidyltransferase, which produces MKISGDWLTRAQTQAVFAMLSDAGYQVYAVGGCVRNALMGVAVSDVDMSTDATPDQVVQLAKTAGLKAIPTGIDHGTITVVSGGIPHEITTFRKDVATDGRRATVAFSTNVRDDARRRDFTMNALYVGRDGEVLDPLGGMADLEARILRFIDNPKLRIREDYLRILRYFRFHAWYGDPAAGMDPAALAAIAETFEGLAQISKERIGSELIKLLAATDPAPSVAAMRQTGVLGQVLPGAEDRALAPLVHLEGEAGLAPDALRRLASLGGDGFSERLRLSKKQTETLGILREETGSMEALAAVAYRRGADVAYSVALLRAAVFETPLHPEMRTDIALGAGAEFPVKAADLMPEFEGENLGEALKTLEASWIASGFTLSKDDLLRSL; this is translated from the coding sequence TTGAAGATCTCTGGCGACTGGCTGACACGCGCACAAACGCAGGCTGTTTTCGCGATGCTCTCAGACGCCGGATATCAGGTCTATGCGGTGGGCGGCTGCGTGCGTAATGCGTTGATGGGCGTCGCTGTGTCCGATGTGGACATGAGCACCGACGCGACGCCGGATCAGGTTGTGCAATTGGCGAAAACGGCGGGGCTGAAGGCCATTCCAACAGGCATCGATCACGGCACCATCACTGTCGTGAGTGGCGGTATCCCGCACGAAATCACCACCTTTCGCAAAGACGTGGCCACGGATGGTCGCCGCGCGACCGTTGCCTTTTCCACGAACGTGAGGGATGACGCGCGGCGTCGGGATTTCACGATGAACGCACTTTATGTGGGTCGGGACGGAGAGGTCTTGGATCCTCTGGGCGGGATGGCCGATCTTGAGGCGCGTATTTTGCGGTTCATCGACAATCCGAAACTGCGCATTCGCGAAGATTACCTACGGATCCTTAGGTATTTTCGCTTTCATGCGTGGTACGGGGATCCAGCGGCGGGCATGGATCCAGCGGCTTTGGCCGCGATTGCCGAGACCTTTGAGGGCCTTGCACAGATTTCGAAAGAACGGATCGGTTCGGAGCTTATAAAGCTGTTGGCTGCCACAGATCCTGCACCCTCTGTCGCGGCGATGCGGCAGACTGGAGTTTTGGGACAAGTCCTGCCCGGCGCTGAAGACCGCGCGCTTGCGCCTTTGGTGCATTTGGAAGGTGAGGCGGGGCTTGCGCCGGACGCGTTGCGTCGTCTCGCCAGTTTGGGTGGGGACGGGTTTTCAGAGAGGCTGCGCCTTTCCAAGAAACAGACCGAAACGCTTGGTATTCTGCGCGAAGAGACAGGGTCGATGGAGGCTTTGGCCGCGGTGGCCTATCGGCGTGGAGCGGATGTGGCCTATTCGGTTGCGCTTTTACGCGCTGCGGTTTTTGAGACGCCTTTGCATCCCGAAATGAGGACAGACATCGCGCTGGGCGCGGGGGCGGAGTTCCCGGTGAAAGCAGCTGATCTGATGCCAGAGTTTGAGGGCGAGAATTTGGGCGAGGCTTTGAAAACCCTTGAAGCGTCGTGGATTGCCTCGGGTTTTACTCTGTCCAAAGACGACCTGTTGCGCTCCCTCTAG
- a CDS encoding L,D-transpeptidase encodes MSKSPFDRVSRRTFLATSTAFIGAPALAQDDVNADSTTEIEADIETVRRNASSFRGLSWEPYFKNLKNGAILCDTTSRALHYWSQDGNTYKLYPSSVPLTEDLTRLGRTKVVRKVEGPSWRPTPAMLERNPEWPEFVGPGPDNPLGTHALYLSWTYYRIHGTHDERKIGRRSSNGCIGLYNEHIAELFELAKVGTQVLLI; translated from the coding sequence ATGAGTAAATCGCCGTTTGACCGCGTCAGTCGACGCACGTTTTTGGCAACGAGTACGGCCTTCATCGGCGCGCCTGCTTTGGCGCAGGATGATGTGAACGCGGATTCGACTACAGAAATCGAAGCAGATATCGAAACTGTGCGCCGAAATGCGTCGAGCTTTCGGGGTCTTTCTTGGGAGCCATATTTTAAGAATCTGAAAAATGGCGCGATACTTTGCGATACAACAAGCCGCGCATTGCATTATTGGAGCCAGGATGGAAACACTTACAAGCTCTATCCGTCCTCTGTTCCACTGACCGAAGATCTCACAAGATTGGGTCGCACTAAGGTTGTACGCAAGGTCGAGGGACCAAGTTGGCGACCGACGCCAGCGATGCTGGAACGCAATCCAGAATGGCCAGAATTCGTAGGCCCCGGACCGGATAACCCCTTGGGGACTCATGCACTTTATCTGAGTTGGACCTATTACCGAATCCACGGCACCCATGATGAACGCAAAATTGGGCGCAGATCGTCTAATGGCTGCATTGGCCTGTACAATGAGCACATCGCAGAACTGTTCGAATTGGCCAAAGTTGGCACCCAAGTGTTGCTAATTTGA
- a CDS encoding CAP domain-containing protein produces the protein MSVVLAVSGCTLGAPSEPTLGADGKPLPRLYRIKDRDVGMIQLRMLDSVNALRSATGVEAVEMDANLIAAAATHARDMSIQNRPWHFGSDGSSPIERVARSGYVGTLVGENISETYETELETLAAWMEEPGSRTVIMDPAATDMGFAWLQEANGKIWWVLVLGAETEAELVAELQ, from the coding sequence ATGAGTGTTGTTCTGGCCGTATCCGGCTGCACGCTTGGCGCGCCATCCGAGCCCACTTTAGGCGCCGACGGCAAACCTTTGCCCCGCCTTTACCGGATCAAGGATCGCGATGTTGGCATGATCCAATTGCGTATGCTGGATTCTGTCAACGCGCTGCGCAGCGCCACCGGCGTTGAAGCAGTTGAGATGGATGCCAATCTGATCGCCGCTGCCGCCACACACGCGCGCGACATGTCGATCCAAAACCGCCCGTGGCACTTCGGCTCTGACGGCTCGTCGCCCATCGAGCGTGTGGCGCGGTCTGGCTATGTTGGTACCCTTGTAGGCGAAAACATCTCCGAGACCTACGAGACGGAACTCGAAACCCTCGCCGCCTGGATGGAAGAACCCGGCTCTCGCACCGTGATCATGGATCCAGCTGCGACTGATATGGGGTTTGCTTGGCTGCAAGAAGCGAACGGCAAGATCTGGTGGGTGCTGGTTCTGGGTGCTGAAACCGAAGCAGAGCTGGTTGCGGAACTGCAATAA